One Cottoperca gobio unplaced genomic scaffold, fCotGob3.1 fCotGob3_460arrow_ctg1, whole genome shotgun sequence DNA window includes the following coding sequences:
- the LOC115006076 gene encoding recQ-mediated genome instability protein 2-like, whose protein sequence is MNTVKTTVDRKRPPPVKVLSGQLRTAESRGTADSGDGCVIRLDRGRCLPVSLVWMQGTVLGVQLDRNTLLLMDDTGTFTVQGVNNIPKGKPCLSQGKYVMVMGVIQAISPEPVIRAVKMADLSELARLHRRMWKLEVEDLQQALA, encoded by the exons ATGAACACGGTGAAAACTACCGTAGACAGGAAACGCCCACCGCCGGTTAAAGTGTTGTCCGGTCAGCTGAGGACGGCAGAGAGCCGCGGGACGGCCGACAGCGGGGATGGGTGTGTTATCAGGCTGGACAGGGGTCGCTGTCTGCCGGTGTCACTGGTGTGGATGCAGGGGACTGTACTGGGGGTCCAGCTGGACAGAAACACCCTGCTGCTGATGGATGACACCGGGACGTTTACTGTGCAAGGGGTCAACAACATCCCCAAAGGGAAACCGTGTCTGTCCCAAG GCAAATATGTCATGGTGATGGGTGTCATCCAGGCCATCTCCCCGGAGCCAGTCATCCGTGCAGTGAAGATGGCAGACCTCTCCGAGCTCGCCCGTCTCCACAGACGGATGTGGAAGCTGGAGGTGGAGGACCTGCAGCAGGCGTTGGCCTGA